A part of Desulfomicrobium baculatum DSM 4028 genomic DNA contains:
- a CDS encoding ArnT family glycosyltransferase, with the protein MTDRHESALYWALSLLLITAATLARYWFVVTGQLNLAPDEAQYWDWSRTLQWSYYSKGPLIAFINYVGTVFLGATELGVRAGAMVGAMIMQVAVLGWIGIYLKRIRTAFWTLVVLNTTMLFMAGGLLMTTDNPLLVCWLLGMICLSVTVDKGHLAAFIMLGLFLTLGITAKYTMVLFIPLALAAAFWIGRKQEMPALFWPRLLKTLGIGGLAGMLPILIWNVTNGWVGIKHVLYRGAMAGDKAKVFFELKNFPEYLGSQLGVVTPWWFVFLFIGAWLVGRQLLKRSEEPTFPWLSRSVGIILTVFFWPVWLFFLFWSLHTKVEANWSATAYPAGIMLAALAVERFTHRDPRPKWRFAWPALGAVVFILLHLQGFIPFDSPKNPVHRLMGWQDLGAQVAKARDELGGEDTVFVFGSEYGVTAELGFYVPGQKRAFCLAGGRKMNQYDLWPGPDSGMQNAVFVYRGQKDKVSDRVLPLFESVDEPRVVTTAHGKRTGQTFTIFLCRGYKGAWPEQEGGSF; encoded by the coding sequence ATGACCGATCGCCACGAATCCGCCCTGTATTGGGCTTTGAGTCTTCTTTTGATCACGGCCGCGACCCTGGCCAGATACTGGTTCGTGGTCACGGGGCAACTCAACCTCGCGCCCGACGAGGCCCAATACTGGGACTGGAGCCGGACCCTGCAGTGGTCCTATTATTCCAAGGGGCCGCTTATCGCGTTCATCAATTATGTCGGCACGGTCTTTCTAGGGGCCACGGAGCTCGGGGTGCGCGCCGGGGCCATGGTCGGGGCGATGATCATGCAGGTGGCCGTGCTGGGTTGGATCGGCATTTATCTGAAACGCATCCGCACCGCCTTCTGGACCCTCGTCGTCCTGAACACGACCATGCTCTTCATGGCCGGGGGCCTCCTTATGACCACGGACAACCCGCTCCTGGTCTGCTGGCTCCTGGGCATGATCTGCCTTAGCGTAACCGTGGACAAGGGTCACCTTGCGGCGTTCATCATGCTCGGGCTGTTTCTCACGCTCGGGATCACGGCCAAATATACCATGGTGCTGTTCATTCCTCTGGCGCTGGCGGCCGCGTTCTGGATCGGGCGCAAACAGGAAATGCCCGCGCTTTTCTGGCCCCGGCTCCTGAAAACCCTGGGCATCGGGGGCCTGGCCGGCATGTTGCCCATTCTGATCTGGAACGTCACCAACGGCTGGGTCGGGATCAAGCACGTCCTGTATCGCGGGGCCATGGCCGGGGACAAGGCCAAGGTCTTTTTCGAACTGAAGAACTTTCCAGAATATCTGGGCAGCCAGCTTGGCGTGGTCACCCCGTGGTGGTTCGTGTTCCTGTTTATCGGCGCCTGGCTGGTCGGCCGTCAGCTTTTGAAACGCAGCGAAGAACCCACCTTTCCCTGGCTCTCCCGGTCCGTGGGCATCATTCTGACCGTCTTTTTCTGGCCCGTGTGGCTCTTTTTCCTGTTCTGGAGCCTGCACACCAAGGTCGAAGCCAACTGGTCGGCCACTGCCTATCCGGCCGGAATCATGCTCGCGGCCCTGGCCGTGGAGCGTTTCACGCACCGCGACCCGCGTCCCAAATGGCGCTTCGCCTGGCCCGCCCTGGGCGCTGTCGTCTTCATCCTCTTGCATCTGCAAGGGTTCATCCCCTTCGACAGCCCCAAGAATCCGGTGCACCGGCTCATGGGCTGGCAGGACTTGGGCGCGCAGGTGGCCAAGGCCAGGGATGAGCTGGGCGGGGAGGACACAGTCTTTGTTTTTGGCAGTGAATACGGAGTTACGGCGGAGCTGGGTTTTTACGTTCCGGGCCAGAAAAGGGCGTTCTGTCTGGCCGGGGGGCGCAAGATGAACCAGTACGATCTGTGGCCCGGTCCGGACAGCGGGATGCAAAATGCGGTCTTTGTCTACAGGGGTCAAAAGGACAAGGTTTCAGACAGGGTGCTCCCCCTGTTCGAGAGCGTGGATGAACCCAGGGTCGTGACCACGGCGCACGGCAAACGCACCGGCCAGACCTTCACCATCTTCCTGTGTCGGGGCTACAAGGGCGCGTGGCCGGAGCAGGAAGGCGGCTCTTTTTGA
- a CDS encoding RluA family pseudouridine synthase: MQSERTSVQLVEVGREENGRKLVSFLEARLGTLPTGLFMRLVRTGQVRIDGRRCKPFDRVLTGQTVRVPPVTVQRKEKSLRDLPGLRGVFENDEMLVIDKLAGLPVHGGTGWTDSVHDRLKACFAGQAFVPIPVHRLDRDTSGLLLCAKTHDFLRAMHASWPTLTKGYLCWVEGAWAAAGWRTVVSELAKAQTGSGEQVVSGQGKRAVSHVHPVLVTAGKSLLLVVLGTGRTHQIRVHLADCGHAIVGDPRYGQGGGLLLHAAALSWPGHSFFVLPPWQDEFRIDPGHAQDIKNILAAAPAKEGTI, from the coding sequence ATGCAGTCGGAAAGGACGTCGGTTCAGTTGGTGGAGGTCGGGCGCGAGGAAAACGGCCGCAAGCTCGTCTCCTTTCTGGAGGCCCGGCTGGGGACGCTTCCGACGGGCCTGTTCATGCGTCTGGTGCGTACAGGACAGGTGCGCATCGACGGCCGCCGCTGCAAGCCCTTCGATCGCGTGTTGACGGGACAGACAGTGCGCGTTCCGCCCGTCACCGTGCAACGCAAGGAAAAGAGCCTGCGCGATCTGCCGGGGCTGCGGGGAGTGTTCGAGAACGACGAGATGCTCGTGATCGACAAGCTCGCCGGATTGCCCGTTCATGGCGGCACGGGCTGGACCGACTCCGTGCACGATCGGCTGAAGGCCTGCTTTGCGGGGCAGGCCTTCGTGCCCATCCCTGTGCATCGCCTGGACCGCGACACGTCCGGGCTTCTGCTCTGCGCCAAGACCCATGATTTTCTGCGTGCGATGCACGCGTCATGGCCCACGCTGACCAAGGGCTATCTGTGCTGGGTGGAAGGGGCATGGGCAGCGGCCGGCTGGCGGACGGTTGTTTCGGAGCTGGCCAAGGCCCAAACCGGAAGCGGTGAGCAGGTGGTCTCCGGGCAGGGTAAGCGGGCCGTGTCCCATGTTCATCCAGTGCTTGTGACGGCTGGGAAAAGCCTGCTGCTGGTCGTGCTCGGCACGGGGCGCACCCATCAGATCCGGGTTCATCTGGCCGATTGCGGTCACGCCATTGTCGGCGACCCCCGCTATGGCCAGGGCGGAGGGCTTCTTCTGCATGCGGCCGCCCTTTCCTGGCCCGGACACTCATTTTTTGTCCTGCCGCCCTGGCAGGACGAGTTTCGCATCGACCCCGGTCATGCGCAGGACATCAAGAATATTCTCGCCGCAGCTCCCGCCAAGGAGGGAACCATATGA